The proteins below are encoded in one region of Brachionichthys hirsutus isolate HB-005 chromosome 12, CSIRO-AGI_Bhir_v1, whole genome shotgun sequence:
- the cldn10b gene encoding claudin-10 — protein MLQEIVGFVLATSGWVLVCSTVPTEYWKVSTLDGTVITTATYWSNLWKACVTDSTGVTNCKDFPSMLALSGYIQACRGLMIAAVCLGFFGSIFALIGMKCTKIGGTDKNKAKVACFAGVNFILSGLCSLSACSLYAHQITSEFFDPMYIAQKYELGAALFIGWGGSILCILGGGILCFSIAGSFTKSHSQRHYIYKGAASHSRVSSQRPPDYSNSSRVQHFDKNAYV, from the exons ATGTTGCAGGAGATCGTGGGCTTTGTTCTTGCCACCTCTGGGTGGGTGCTGGTGTGCTCCACCGTACCGACGGAATACTGGAAGGTGTCTACGCTTGACGGAACGGTCATCACCACGGCAACCTACTGGTCCAATCTGTGGAAGGCCTGCGTCACCGATTCAACTGGGGTCACCAACTGCAAAGACTTCCCCTCAATGCTGGCGCTGAGCG GCTACATCCAGGCATGCAGGGGGCTGATGATCGCCGCCGTCTGTCTGGGCTTTTTCGGTTCCATATTCGCTCTCATTGGGATGAAATGCACCAAAATTGGAGGAACCgacaaaaataaagcaaaggTTGCCTGCTTTGCTGGTGTGAACTTTATCCTCAGTG GCCTCTGCTCGCTCTCGGCCTGCTCCCTCTACGCCCACCAGATAACATCAGAGTTTTTCGACCCAATGTACATCGCACAGAA GTACGAACTGGGAGCCGCGCTCTTTATAGGCTGGGGGGGCTCCATCCTCTGCATCCTCGGAGGCGGCATCCTCTGCTTCTCCATTGCAGGTTCTTTCACCAAAAG CCACAGTCAGCGACACTACATCTATAAAGGCGCTGCCTCTCACTCTCGCGTCTCCTCCCAGAGGCCTCCGGACTACAGCAACTCCTCCAGGGTGCAGCACTTTGATAAGAATGCGTATGTGTGA
- the dnajc3a gene encoding dnaJ homolog subfamily C, translating into MVATDQVARTILTYIPYILVLIDLRYEGVKCDGGSLDNHMEMGKKLLAAGQLADALSHFHAAVDGDPKNYAAYYRRATVFLAMGRSKAALPDLSKVIELKPDFTSARLQRGNLLLKHGRLDEAESDFKKVLKSNPNDKEEKEAHCQLTKSDELQRLVAQARSSFIRQEYSAAASLLDGIVETCVWDVTSREMRAECSIQMGEMGKAIGDLKAASKMKNDNTQAFYKLSTIYYNLGDHEMSLTEVRECLKLDPDHKQCFSHYKQVKKLNKQIRSAEELIREQSYEEAVSKYEAVMKTEPNVQLFSSLAKERICHALARGQQASRAISVCAEVLQADPENVNVLKDRAEAYVQDEQYEEAIKDYETAAKHSQNDRQLKEGLERAQRLLKQSQKKDYYKILGVKRTANKKEILKAYRKLAQQWHPDNFQDPEEKKAAENKFIDIARAKEVLTDPEMRTKFDHGEDPMDPESQQHHGFHRGFHGFQGFNPFGSGPFNFKFNFN; encoded by the exons ATGGTCGCCACCGATCAGGTCGCTCGGACGATACTGACGTACATCCCGTATATTCTGGTTTTGATTGATCTGAGATATGAAG GAGTGAAATGTGACGGGGGGAGTCTGGACAATCACATGGAGATGGGGAAGAAGCTGCTCGCCGCCGGCCAGCTCGCCGATGCCTTGTCTCATTTCCATGCTGCTGTGG ATGGCGATCCCAAGAACTACGCGGCGTACTACAGGAGAGCCACCGTGTTTCTCGCCATGGGGAGGTCGAAGGCTGCGCTGCCCGATCTGAGCAAAGTCATCGAGCTCAAACCGGACTTCACATCC GCTCGGCTTCAGAGGGGGAACCTCCTGCTGAAGCATGGGAGGCTGGATGAAGCGGAGAGCGACTTTAAGAAGGTG CTCAAGTCCAACCCCAATgacaaggaggagaaggaggctcACTGTCAGCTCACAAAGTCGGACGAGCTTCAGCGACTGGTGGCTCAGGCTCGCAGCAGCTTCATCAGGCAGGAGTATTCAGCGGCTGCCAGCCTGCTCGACGGCATCGTTGAG ACTTGCGTTTGGGATGTGACCTCACGTGAGATGCGAGCAGAGTGTTCCATTCAGATGGGAGAGATGGGGAAGGCCATCGGGGACCTTAAAGCTGCATCCAAGATGAAGAACGACAATACCCAGGCGTTCTACAAACTCAGCACCATCTACTACAACCTTGGCGACCACGAGATGTCGCTCAC CGAGGTCCGCGAGTGCCTGAAGCTCGATCCTGATCACAAGCAGTGCTTCAGCCATTACAAGCAGGTGAAGAAGCTCAACAAGCAGATCCGGTCTGCAGAGGAGCTCATCCGAGAGCAGAG ttatgAAGAAGCAGTGAGCAAATACGAGGCGGTTATGAAGACTGAGCCCAACGTGCAGCTGTTCTCTTCCCTTGCCAAGGAGCGAATCTGCCACGCGCTAGCTCGG GGTCAGCAGGCCAGCAGAGCGATCTCCGTGTGCGCTGAAGTCCTCCAGGCGGACCCAGAGAATGTTAACGTGCTGAAGGACCGAGCCGAGGCCTACGTCCAGGACGAGCAGTACGAGGAAG ctaTTAAGGACTATGAGACGGCAGCGAAACACAGCCAGAATGACCGTCAGCTTAAAGAAGGCCTGGAGAGAGCTCAGCGACTCCTCAAGCAGTCCCAAAAGAAGGACTATTATAAGATCCTTGGAGTGAAGAG AACTGCCAATAAAAAGGAGATTCTGAAAGCCTACAGGAAGCTGGCTCAGCAGTGGCATCCAGACAACTTCCAAGATCCAGAAGAAAAGAAGGCGGCCGAGAACAAGTTCATAGATATTGCTCGGGCTAAAGAGGTTCTCACAGACCCAG AAATGAGAACCAAGTTTGACCACGGCGAGGACCCCATGGATCCGGAGAGTCAGCAACATCACGGCTTCCACAGAGGCTTCCACGGATTCCAGGGTTTCAATCCGTTCGGCTCCGGCCCCTTCAACTTTAAGTTCAACTTTAACTAA
- the cldn10l2 gene encoding claudin 10-like 2 has translation MRKRLVQICGFLLTSLGWLFVLCSIAMDFWRISQIGGQGGSFIIRVAWYWSNLWKDCFTDSTAVTNCRDFPVLWSVTPYVQAVRGLLMCGLTLGFFGVVLCFLGMECTYIGGADKPKDKMLFAGAVFHFAAGVSDLAAYCLYINRVARRTFAAILPPGELRYDLGPPIFLGLVGCFFIFLGAVFYAVTVYRAILPESTVVYAYGGNTYAVPRSRGRTLYTGYYDTSRLYGSYPGSGRSSSSKISKISQTTPTKNSERDAFV, from the exons ATGAGGAAACGTCTCGTCCAGATATGTGGCTTCTTGCTGACATCGCTGGGATGGCTGTTTGTGCTGTGCAGCATCGCCATGGACTTCTGGAGGATCAGCCAAATAGGAGGACAGGGAGGTTCCTTCATCATCCGAGTGGCCTGGTACTGGTCCAACCTGTGGAAGGACTGTTTCACCGACTCCACGGCTGTGACCAACTGTAGAGACTTCCCTGTGCTCTGGTCCGTCACCC CTTATGTCCAGGCAGTGCGAGGGCTGCTAATGTGCGGGCTAACGCTGGGATTCTTTGGCGTCGTGCTTTGCTTCCTCGGGATGGAGTGCACGTACATAGGAGGAGCCGATAAACCCAAGGACAAAATGCTTTTTGCTGGAGCAGTCTTTCATTTCGCTGCAG GTGTGTCCGATCTGGCCGCCTACTGCTTATACATCAACAGGGTTGCCAGGAGAACGTTTGCTGCAATCCTCCCCCCAGGAGAGTTACG GTATGACCTCGGACCCCCCATATTTCTAGGACTGGTGGGatgttttttcatctttttaGGGGCTGTATTTTACGCTGTGACGGTCTACAGAGCAATCTTACCTGAGAG TACCGTGGTATATGCCTACGGAGGAAACACGTACGCTGTTCCTCGCTCCAGAGGTAGAACCCTGTACACCGGATACTACGACACTTCCAGGCTGTACGGATCGTATCCCGGCTCAGGACGGTCCAGCAGTTCCAAGATCTCAAAGATTTCCCAAACAACACCGACAAAAAACTCAGAAAGAGATGCATTTGTGTAG
- the cldn10c gene encoding claudin-10, which produces MSYRTVVMYMEIGCFVVCVCGWILVCSTMPTEIWTWSEVDSIVLTTSNYFSNLWKDCISDSTGVSDCKGIPSMLALNWDIHMCRALIIISIILAFFGSILVLVGMKCTKIGGSEIANARVTFAGGMNYLIGGMSAMVAFSYYGNKIRAEFQDPNFKPQRFEIGVGVFIGWGGSTLLVVGGLILSIFAGNEGCHSSPKRFPEYQYRDPYTIVPTKKSIASSARTGSSGSQKSRSSRVSSVSRDAGSTETTGSYI; this is translated from the exons ATGAGCTACAGGACGGTGGTGATGTACATGGAGATCGGCTGCTTCGTGGTCTGCGTGTGCGGATGGATCCTGGTCTGTTCCACCATGCCCACAGAGATCTGGACCTGGTCTGAAGTGGACAGCATAGTCCTGACCACCTCAAACTACTTCTCCAACCTGTGGAAGGATTGCATATCTGATTCAACTGGAGTTTCTGACTGCAAGGGAATTCCATCCATGCTCGCGCTGAACT GGGACATCCACATGTGCCGCgctctcatcatcatctccataATCCTGGCTTTCTTCGGGTCTATTCTGGTCTTAGTGGGAATGAAGTGTACGAAGATTGGGGGGTCAGAAATTGCTAATGCAAGAGTAACCTTTGCCGGCGGGATGAACTACCTCATCGGAG GGATGTCAGCCATGGTCGCCTTCTCCTATTATGGAAACAAAATTAGAGCAGAATTCCAAGACCCTAACTTCAAACCCCAGAG GTTTGAAATAGGCGTTGGCGTCTTCATTGGCTGGGGAGGCTCAACCTTACTTGTTGTTGGGGGTCTCATTTTAAGTATCTTTGCAGGGAATGAAGGTTGCCACTCAAG CCCCAAAAGATTTCCTGAATACCAGTATCGCGACCCGTACACAATTGTTCCCACAAAAAAGAGCATCGCTTCCTCGGCTCGCACAGGAAGCAGCGGTAGCCAGAAGTCAAGGAGCAGCCGAGTCAGCAGCGTCTCGAGGGACGCCGGCTCCACAGAGACGACAGGGAGCTACATATGA